From a region of the Candidatus Zixiibacteriota bacterium genome:
- a CDS encoding polysaccharide biosynthesis C-terminal domain-containing protein, which yields MSTVVKQLIRNVFTSWAGMAVTLAITFLFTPYLIDQLGKSQYGIWSLVFSLIAYMKLADAGMNQAVAKYIPQYYATGDYDQLNQVVSSAARIYTVISLLIVALSVGLAFGVLQFFQIEPRYLEVARITLILIGTNQAVTYIFIPFASLLPFHRADIVNYFEIGGMLIQTLLIVVMLELGLGLTAMAGVVLVVNIISHCWRYQIRRKKFPMVKFSRAAITGEKTRALLTYGSYSLLIVAAWIVIFQTDNIVIGKFLSMEAVAVYAVPAAIVTQLRNTINAIAVPIVPTISHINAQQDDRQVMEIYLRSTRYLYYLSALICVGALIFGGPFILLWVKDGFTESITVLQILIVPAAIYLPQMIANSVLFGVSRHKVLFYILTAEGVSNIALSLILVGHYGIIGVALGTAIPQFLIYLFIYPKVFYRTMNSPVTPFYLTALKSVVISTVIALPVSLGMRALLRPEHWASLFADVGIVLLVAVIGFFGLILETEDRDRILKKLRLR from the coding sequence ATGAGTACAGTTGTTAAGCAATTAATCAGAAACGTGTTCACCTCCTGGGCCGGCATGGCGGTAACGCTGGCTATTACGTTTCTTTTTACACCGTACCTGATCGACCAACTGGGTAAAAGCCAGTACGGGATTTGGTCGTTGGTATTTTCTCTCATCGCCTATATGAAGCTGGCTGATGCCGGGATGAACCAGGCTGTCGCCAAATATATCCCCCAATACTATGCCACCGGTGATTATGACCAACTCAACCAGGTGGTCAGTTCGGCAGCACGAATCTACACCGTTATCTCATTGCTGATCGTAGCGTTGTCGGTCGGGCTGGCGTTTGGCGTGCTTCAGTTTTTCCAAATCGAGCCCCGGTACCTTGAAGTGGCTCGGATTACCCTGATATTGATTGGGACCAACCAGGCTGTCACCTATATCTTTATCCCGTTTGCCTCACTGCTGCCTTTTCACCGAGCCGACATCGTTAACTACTTCGAAATCGGCGGTATGTTGATTCAAACGCTGTTAATCGTAGTAATGCTCGAACTGGGATTGGGACTGACAGCGATGGCCGGGGTGGTTCTGGTGGTAAATATCATTTCGCATTGTTGGCGTTATCAGATTCGTCGAAAGAAATTCCCGATGGTTAAGTTCTCGCGAGCGGCTATTACCGGCGAGAAAACCCGGGCATTGCTGACATACGGCTCCTATTCGCTGTTGATCGTGGCAGCCTGGATCGTAATCTTCCAGACCGACAACATCGTTATTGGGAAGTTTCTCTCGATGGAAGCAGTTGCGGTTTATGCAGTCCCGGCGGCTATTGTGACACAGTTGCGGAATACGATCAATGCTATTGCCGTACCGATTGTGCCGACCATCAGCCATATCAATGCCCAACAAGATGACCGCCAGGTAATGGAAATATATCTGCGCTCAACCCGGTATCTTTATTATCTCTCGGCTTTGATCTGTGTCGGAGCGCTGATTTTTGGCGGACCGTTCATTCTTCTCTGGGTTAAGGATGGTTTCACGGAATCGATCACCGTCCTGCAAATTTTAATTGTCCCGGCCGCCATTTATCTGCCCCAGATGATTGCCAACTCGGTCCTGTTCGGGGTCAGTCGACACAAGGTCCTGTTTTATATCCTTACTGCCGAGGGCGTTTCCAATATCGCCTTGTCCTTGATTCTGGTGGGGCATTACGGAATCATAGGAGTCGCGTTGGGAACCGCGATACCACAGTTCCTGATATACCTGTTCATTTATCCCAAGGTATTCTACCGGACCATGAACAGCCCGGTAACACCGTTTTACTTGACCGCGCTCAAGTCGGTTGTAATATCGACCGTGATTGCCCTGCCGGTCTCCCTGGGCATGCGTGCTCTGTTACGACCGGAGCATTGGGCTTCGCTGTTTGCCGATGTAGGGATCGTGCTGCTCGTAGCGGTGATCGGATTTTTCGGTCTGATTCTGGAAACCGAAGACCGTGATCGGATTCTGAAAAAGCTGCGGCTGAGGTAA
- a CDS encoding S8 family serine peptidase — MPTVFGRLLIAIVIPAVLVCLPITMSQAADPVGPVPGKFIIKFKPGVKVDPSRMALSAGEKLSPLSRLKVQPTLDGAEVFERFYQFQSPDLSLNASEVAELIGADRVESVEPDYYLEFFDLPTDDLFPDQWYLNNEGQPYLGIERNDGEYNDVQVIKAGTPGADINLRPVYDDPPAETTRVVVAVVDSGTDLEHPELEGRIWINPDEIPNNGVDDDHNGFIDDTCGYDISGDVTSLFDPVGDNDPTDTHGHGTHIAGIIAANANGTGVVGIAPFAVIMPVKIRPNATTSVGAAGIVYAVNAGAQAINISWGTPFESAVLREAISFARRNGVFVGIAPGNTGDNERYYPAAYDSAFVVAAGNSDGYQETWSTYGAHIDVVAPGRDILSLRASGTDMYAEAYEPGVRIVDHIYYLADGTSMATPVVVGAAALMLGIHPGLTLDAIEEALRYGADDLVDPWNVGDTLYGPDTISGYGYLNVAQSLSLVQGGGLHFTSPVLRNRYTGDIPVKIAPVVGYTGSWQLDYTIGLDSDDWQFLATGDELPVDSLIYTFNDPSLQGYIKFRLTDKFGSVVVTNCIHVRGRGLVLSSPIEGYEMQYSVSIIGDAYGPDYDSVKVQYRKQGETLKTLMTSTGEYFDSLFVEWAVSGVDTGNFDIYLNGYFGEDILTDSVGILVSSAFAQGWPRDLAGLGAVSPVCDDLDGDGIRELIIATSRGLMVFEANGEVRAGFPVLAGENVRCVPVVYDIDRDGKKEIVFTSADGIHAYNPDGSTVEGWPVLCYTGRIPYGYGFPNPTITRLGVDEDSAIVIINRIGQVLAYEFDGSSYFFSLGGLFASLDPRASDYYSLGGFASPFVSACDLTGDGLQELIASYTSPYPYSGMAIFDGRTGQPAFDALSPIQQKVVDVHGTALADLNGDQLPEIIILGSDTTGVPHIYAKTNGIIDVPGFPIALPDVASWIASYPVVADLNLDGVPEILCTFFEYDIGSMYIFNADGTAYLTRDGRPYGEVFYDDVTFATPMVANLTGDEYPEIIFRSGYILPSTGQERVYIFDHEVNLLPDWPVTTPARPGEVFSSRYSPVVDDLDGDGLVELMLVSDGQQMLVWDFDASYDEGRNRTKLLVDNVNSGILRLLGPGTDVDDAPSTLPRKLSLAQNYPNPFNPSTTIRFNLDRGSEVRLEVFNILGQKVATLIDEKLPAGQHEAVFDGGELASGIYLYRLLTDSSIMSRKMMLLK, encoded by the coding sequence ATGCCAACCGTTTTCGGACGACTACTCATTGCCATTGTAATTCCGGCCGTGTTGGTGTGTTTACCGATAACTATGTCCCAGGCGGCTGATCCGGTCGGACCGGTGCCGGGGAAGTTTATCATCAAGTTCAAACCGGGTGTCAAAGTCGATCCTTCCCGTATGGCGTTGTCCGCCGGCGAGAAACTCAGCCCGTTAAGCCGTCTGAAAGTCCAGCCGACTCTGGACGGAGCTGAGGTATTCGAGCGTTTTTATCAGTTCCAGTCGCCCGATCTCAGTCTCAACGCTTCAGAAGTCGCCGAGTTAATCGGGGCGGACAGGGTTGAGTCGGTTGAACCTGATTATTATCTCGAGTTTTTCGATCTGCCCACCGATGATCTTTTCCCCGATCAATGGTATCTCAATAACGAGGGGCAGCCTTATCTCGGAATCGAACGTAACGATGGCGAATACAATGATGTCCAGGTAATCAAAGCCGGTACTCCGGGGGCGGATATCAACCTGCGTCCGGTATATGACGATCCGCCCGCTGAAACTACCAGGGTGGTGGTGGCGGTGGTGGATTCGGGCACCGATCTTGAGCATCCCGAACTGGAGGGACGCATCTGGATAAATCCGGACGAAATTCCCAACAACGGCGTGGATGACGACCACAACGGTTTTATCGATGATACCTGCGGTTATGATATATCGGGCGATGTGACCTCACTATTCGATCCGGTGGGCGACAACGACCCGACCGATACTCACGGTCACGGCACTCATATTGCGGGGATTATCGCCGCCAACGCCAACGGCACCGGGGTGGTTGGTATTGCCCCATTTGCTGTGATAATGCCGGTTAAAATTCGACCCAATGCCACCACTTCGGTGGGAGCGGCCGGAATTGTATATGCCGTTAACGCCGGAGCCCAGGCAATCAATATCAGTTGGGGAACGCCGTTCGAATCGGCGGTGTTGCGTGAAGCGATTTCGTTTGCCCGTCGTAACGGTGTTTTTGTCGGTATCGCTCCGGGCAACACCGGCGACAACGAGCGATACTATCCGGCGGCTTACGATTCAGCTTTCGTCGTAGCGGCCGGTAACTCCGACGGTTATCAGGAGACCTGGTCAACTTACGGCGCTCATATTGACGTGGTCGCTCCGGGCCGGGACATTCTCTCACTTCGGGCTTCCGGGACCGATATGTACGCTGAAGCTTATGAACCCGGCGTCCGCATCGTGGATCACATTTATTACCTGGCCGACGGCACCTCCATGGCAACACCGGTGGTGGTCGGGGCAGCGGCGCTTATGCTCGGTATACATCCCGGTCTTACGCTCGATGCGATCGAAGAGGCGCTTCGCTATGGAGCCGATGATCTGGTTGATCCCTGGAATGTCGGCGATACTTTGTATGGTCCCGACACGATCAGCGGTTACGGTTATTTGAATGTGGCACAATCGTTGTCTTTGGTACAGGGAGGAGGCCTTCATTTTACTTCTCCCGTTCTGAGGAATCGATACACCGGTGATATTCCGGTGAAAATCGCCCCGGTTGTCGGTTACACCGGCTCGTGGCAACTTGATTATACTATTGGTCTCGATTCCGATGACTGGCAGTTTCTGGCCACCGGCGATGAATTGCCGGTCGATTCACTCATATACACTTTCAACGATCCCTCACTGCAAGGGTACATTAAGTTCCGTCTGACCGATAAATTCGGTTCGGTCGTAGTAACCAATTGTATCCACGTCCGTGGTCGAGGACTGGTTTTATCCAGTCCCATCGAGGGTTATGAAATGCAGTACAGTGTTTCCATCATCGGCGATGCCTATGGCCCCGACTATGATTCGGTCAAGGTTCAATACCGGAAACAGGGTGAAACACTTAAAACGCTTATGACCTCCACCGGTGAGTATTTCGACTCTCTGTTCGTTGAATGGGCGGTCAGTGGTGTGGACACCGGAAACTTCGATATCTACCTGAACGGATATTTTGGAGAGGATATCCTGACCGATTCCGTCGGTATCCTGGTTTCTTCGGCATTCGCTCAGGGTTGGCCCCGTGACCTGGCCGGTCTGGGCGCAGTCAGTCCCGTGTGTGACGATCTGGACGGAGATGGAATCCGGGAACTGATCATTGCCACTTCACGCGGTCTGATGGTGTTCGAGGCCAACGGTGAGGTACGGGCGGGATTCCCTGTCCTCGCTGGTGAGAATGTTCGCTGTGTGCCGGTCGTTTATGATATTGACCGCGATGGTAAAAAAGAGATCGTGTTCACATCGGCCGACGGTATTCACGCCTATAATCCCGACGGTTCCACGGTCGAGGGTTGGCCCGTTCTCTGCTACACCGGTCGCATTCCTTACGGTTATGGTTTCCCGAACCCGACCATTACCCGGCTTGGTGTTGATGAGGACTCGGCTATTGTCATTATCAATCGTATCGGACAGGTACTTGCTTATGAGTTCGACGGTTCCAGCTATTTCTTCTCCTTAGGTGGCCTGTTTGCCTCACTTGATCCGCGAGCTTCCGACTATTACTCCCTGGGCGGTTTCGCATCGCCGTTTGTCAGCGCTTGTGATCTTACCGGCGACGGACTTCAGGAATTGATTGCTTCATACACTTCTCCATATCCTTATTCGGGAATGGCTATATTCGACGGTCGCACCGGTCAACCGGCATTTGATGCTTTGTCGCCTATTCAACAGAAAGTGGTCGATGTTCACGGAACGGCGCTGGCTGATCTTAACGGCGATCAATTACCGGAAATAATCATTCTGGGTAGCGATACCACCGGCGTTCCGCATATCTATGCCAAGACTAACGGCATAATCGATGTCCCCGGTTTCCCGATAGCACTGCCGGATGTAGCGTCATGGATCGCCTCTTATCCGGTGGTTGCCGATTTGAATCTCGATGGTGTCCCGGAAATTCTCTGTACCTTCTTTGAATACGACATCGGCTCCATGTATATATTCAACGCCGACGGCACCGCATATCTCACTCGTGACGGTCGTCCTTACGGTGAAGTGTTCTACGATGATGTCACCTTTGCCACGCCAATGGTAGCCAATCTTACCGGTGATGAATATCCCGAGATTATTTTCAGGTCCGGCTATATTCTCCCCAGTACCGGTCAGGAGAGAGTTTATATTTTTGACCATGAAGTCAATTTATTACCGGACTGGCCGGTTACCACACCGGCCCGACCCGGCGAGGTGTTTTCATCGCGTTATTCGCCCGTAGTCGATGATCTGGACGGGGATGGTCTGGTGGAGTTGATGCTCGTTTCCGATGGACAGCAGATGCTGGTGTGGGATTTCGATGCCTCTTACGATGAGGGACGCAATCGCACCAAGCTGCTGGTAGATAATGTCAATTCCGGAATTCTGCGACTCCTGGGACCGGGGACGGATGTCGACGATGCTCCTTCGACATTGCCCCGGAAACTTTCTCTGGCGCAGAATTATCCGAATCCGTTCAATCCGAGTACGACGATCCGTTTCAATCTCGACCGAGGATCGGAAGTACGGCTGGAAGTGTTCAATATCCTCGGACAAAAAGTCGCGACATTGATCGATGAAAAACTTCCGGCCGGACAGCATGAAGCTGTCTTTGACGGCGGGGAATTGGCTTCAGGAATTTATCTTTATCGACTCCTGACAGACAGCTCGATTATGAGCAGGAAGATGATGTTGCTGAAATGA
- a CDS encoding O-antigen ligase family protein → MGEIGRQYVTSKGLLITALVLICVIGGLGVIFPPHIYPLAVVFGAMAVFFMMYSPMSALLIYLIFFLAWPQEWAPYFSYLPGFTERIIGFMAIGSMALSFMFRQRSTFHLGLPGYGILVFFAAMVLTMISSYYMTATKDALVDLLRLIVVFILVVNIVETPKQLRWVAHLYFFLIIVMAAMSINNYYHGGYQYRMGIMRAIGLGGSYADPNAHAATLTYAAPLIFYFMKDAANRWQRLLLAGGSVIILANIVLTGSRTAMVGVLFLAAVVIARSKRKFAYTAVAVVGLMIAVMLMPDQYVGRFESTTDLSSETSSAESARGRIEGLEHGFKLFLMHPITGVGAGCYLIARGTEFGVWFQSHNMLGELIAEGGIVGFSAFCFFTYALLITIRRCRKRLKRLEKTDDNRFMSSMVEGILVSLWLLFLFGLAGHNLYRYNWFFFAAFVVVIDRELDRQEAAAEKQVEPAPSDNDLHPQVE, encoded by the coding sequence ATGGGTGAGATCGGACGCCAATACGTTACCAGTAAAGGGCTGTTGATAACAGCTCTGGTTCTGATCTGTGTAATAGGCGGTCTCGGGGTGATTTTCCCCCCGCACATTTACCCCCTCGCAGTGGTCTTCGGGGCCATGGCGGTGTTTTTCATGATGTACAGCCCGATGTCGGCGCTGTTGATCTATTTAATCTTCTTCCTGGCCTGGCCTCAGGAATGGGCTCCTTATTTCAGCTATTTACCCGGTTTTACCGAGCGGATTATCGGTTTCATGGCCATCGGCAGTATGGCCCTCTCGTTCATGTTTCGCCAGCGATCCACTTTTCACCTGGGCTTGCCCGGTTATGGCATCCTGGTCTTTTTTGCCGCCATGGTCCTGACGATGATCTCCTCGTACTATATGACCGCCACCAAGGACGCGCTGGTGGATCTCTTAAGGTTGATAGTTGTATTTATCCTCGTCGTGAATATCGTGGAGACTCCGAAGCAATTACGCTGGGTAGCCCACTTGTATTTCTTCCTGATCATCGTGATGGCAGCCATGTCGATTAACAACTACTACCACGGCGGCTATCAATATCGTATGGGAATCATGCGTGCGATCGGTCTTGGAGGATCGTATGCCGATCCGAACGCTCATGCTGCGACTCTGACCTATGCCGCGCCCCTCATTTTCTACTTCATGAAGGATGCGGCCAATCGCTGGCAAAGACTGCTGCTTGCGGGCGGGTCGGTAATTATTCTGGCCAATATCGTGCTGACCGGATCACGTACGGCCATGGTAGGAGTGCTGTTTCTGGCAGCCGTGGTCATTGCTCGCTCCAAACGTAAGTTCGCCTACACCGCCGTAGCAGTAGTCGGTCTGATGATCGCCGTAATGCTCATGCCCGATCAATATGTCGGGCGTTTCGAATCGACTACTGATTTATCGTCGGAAACCAGTTCGGCCGAATCGGCTCGTGGGCGGATCGAGGGATTGGAACATGGTTTCAAATTGTTCCTGATGCATCCCATTACCGGGGTGGGAGCAGGCTGTTATCTCATTGCACGCGGAACGGAATTCGGAGTCTGGTTCCAGTCACACAATATGCTCGGTGAACTTATCGCCGAAGGCGGCATTGTCGGGTTTTCGGCCTTTTGCTTTTTCACCTATGCCCTGCTGATAACGATCCGGCGCTGCCGAAAACGGCTCAAACGTCTGGAGAAAACCGACGACAACCGTTTCATGTCGTCAATGGTGGAAGGAATCCTGGTTTCCCTCTGGTTGTTGTTCCTGTTCGGTCTGGCCGGACACAACCTCTATCGCTACAACTGGTTCTTTTTTGCAGCGTTCGTGGTAGTGATCGACCGGGAACTGGATCGACAGGAGGCTGCAGCGGAAAAACAAGTTGAACCGGCGCCGTCCGACAACGATCTTCATCCACAAGTCGAATAG